A genomic region of Melanotaenia boesemani isolate fMelBoe1 chromosome 21, fMelBoe1.pri, whole genome shotgun sequence contains the following coding sequences:
- the tbc1d24 gene encoding TBC1 domain family member 24 isoform X1 — MQVKPPWAVKSNTFAFCCVEDRRLVIPCSVPARTVQQISSIMAEEDYGSFVDWAQMGDLAKSSGPIKVDCKDLKEFKQMARQGYWAKNHKLRAQVYQQLIKAIPCRTVTPDAEVYRDIMGDTAMKKPSSQIPLPEFVDGNPVPRYCLKTEGVASAHRIISCVAGQFPDISHCPALPAITALLLHFSLDEAQCFEHVSRILACNEPGKRLMDQTFLAFESSCMTFGDLANKYCTAAHKLIVATAQDVLEVYADWQRWVLGDLPFSHVVRVLDVYLVEGYKVLYRVAIALLKFYRKHKTGSQGGQVNQQQDSGKIRADIQAFVKGIASTVTPDKLLEKSFSIRLFSRKEITLLQLTNEKSLQQKGITVKQKRRNVQLALNPDTFSSEIVSAKEMHDIWSWIPERFGLCQPQLLFTTSTHGCSLNRFYSHCEGYEPTLLLIRTTDADVCGAFLSSDWEERKRGGNKLSFFGTGECFVFRLKPEMERYEWVVIRHPELASSIKSEGQEDTAASESQNADNSLQQPEKPAGHLSPFLSARHFNLNSKNTSMFMAGNFDSIIVGGGEGNALYIDSELNHGRTGRCTTFDNPPLCAESFQVSLLEVWGFQDAMAS; from the exons ATGCAAGTA AAACCACCATGGGCAGTTAAGTCCAACACCTTTGCTTTCTGTTGTGTGGAGGACAGAAGGCTAGTAATACCCTGCTCTGTTCCTGCTCGGACAGTCCAGCAAATTTCCAGCATCATGGCTGAAGAAGATTACGGCAGCTTTGTGGACTGGGCCCAGATGGGGGACCTGGCCAAGAGCAGTGGGCCCATCAAGGTGGACTGCAAAGACCTGAAGGAGTTCAAACAGATGGCTCGCCAAGGTTACTGGGCCAAAAATCACAAACTACGAGCGCAAGTCTATCAGCAACTCATTAAAGCCATTCCCTGTCGCACAGTTACCCCAGATGCAGAAGTGTATCGTGACATCATGGGAGATACAGCCATGAAGAAGCCCTCTTCTCAGATCCCCCTGCCAGAGTTTGTGGATGGCAATCCTGTTCCACGTTACTGCCTGAAGACAGAGGGAGTGGCCTCAGCCCATCGTATTATCAGCTGTGTGGCTGGACAGTTTCCAGACATCTCCCACTGCCCGGCACTTCCAGCCATTACCGCTTTGCTCCTTCACTTCAGCTTAGACGAAGCGCAGTGTTTTGAGCATGTCAGCCGCATATTGGCTTGCAACGAACCAGGCAAACGACTGATGGATCAGACTTTCTTGGCCTTTGAGTCCAGCTGTATGACTTTCGGTGACCTGGCCAACAAATACTGCACAGCTGCTCACAAACTGATCGTTGCAACAGCCCAGGATGTGCTTGAGGTCTACGCCGACTGGCAGCGCTGGGTGCTTGGTGACCTGCCCTTTAGCCATGTGGTCAGAGTCCTAGATGTCTACCTGGTAGAGGGCTACAAGGTTCTTTATCGTGTGGCTATAGCATTGCTCAAGTTCTATCGCAAACATAAAACAGGGAGTCAGGGGGGCCAGGTTAACCAGCAGCAGGATTCTGGCAAAATTAGGGCAGATATACAGGCTTTTGTCAAGGGCATTGCCTCCACTGTCACGCCTGACAAGCTGCTGGAGAAGTCCTTCTCCATCCGGCTGTTTAGCCGCAAAGAGATcactctgctgcagctcacAAATGAGAAGTCCTTGCAGCAGAAAGGAATCACTGTCAAACAGAAGCG ACGAAACGTGCAGCTGGCACTCAACCCTGACACGTTCTCCTCGGAGATCGTGAGTGCCAAGGAGATGCATGACATCTGGTCGTGGATCCCTGAGCGCTTTGGCCTGTGCCAACCGCAACTGCTTTTCACCACCTCTACCCATGGCTGCAGCCTCAACAG ATTCTACTCACATTGTGAGGGCTACGAACCCACTCTGCTCCTCATCCGGACCACAGATGCCGAT GTCTGTGGAGCCTTTCTGTCTTCAGACTGGGAAGAACgaaagagaggaggaaacaaatTGAGCTTCTTTGGTACAGGGGAATGTTTTGTCTTCAGG CTGAAGCCAGAAATGGAGCGTTATGAGTGGGTGGTGATCCGTCACCCTGAATTAGCTTCTTCCATCAAGAGCGAGGGTCAGGAGGACACGGCAGCCTCCGAGAGCCAAAATGCAGACAACAGTTTACAGCAGCCAGAGAAACCTGCTGGACATCTGTCACCGTTTCTCTCTGCTCGACACTTCAACCTTAACTCCAAAAACACTTCCATGTTCATGGCTGGAAACTTTGACTCCATCATAGTGG GGGGCGGTGAAGGCAACGCTCTGTACATCGACTCGGAGCTGAACCACGGGCGTACTGGCAGGTGCACCACCTTTGACAACCCTCCCCTGTGTGCAGAGAGCTTCCAGGTTTCATTGCTAGAGGTGTGGGGATTCCAGGATGCCATGGCCTCATAA
- the tbc1d24 gene encoding TBC1 domain family member 24 isoform X2, whose product MAEEDYGSFVDWAQMGDLAKSSGPIKVDCKDLKEFKQMARQGYWAKNHKLRAQVYQQLIKAIPCRTVTPDAEVYRDIMGDTAMKKPSSQIPLPEFVDGNPVPRYCLKTEGVASAHRIISCVAGQFPDISHCPALPAITALLLHFSLDEAQCFEHVSRILACNEPGKRLMDQTFLAFESSCMTFGDLANKYCTAAHKLIVATAQDVLEVYADWQRWVLGDLPFSHVVRVLDVYLVEGYKVLYRVAIALLKFYRKHKTGSQGGQVNQQQDSGKIRADIQAFVKGIASTVTPDKLLEKSFSIRLFSRKEITLLQLTNEKSLQQKGITVKQKRRNVQLALNPDTFSSEIVSAKEMHDIWSWIPERFGLCQPQLLFTTSTHGCSLNRFYSHCEGYEPTLLLIRTTDADVCGAFLSSDWEERKRGGNKLSFFGTGECFVFRLKPEMERYEWVVIRHPELASSIKSEGQEDTAASESQNADNSLQQPEKPAGHLSPFLSARHFNLNSKNTSMFMAGNFDSIIVGGGEGNALYIDSELNHGRTGRCTTFDNPPLCAESFQVSLLEVWGFQDAMAS is encoded by the exons ATGGCTGAAGAAGATTACGGCAGCTTTGTGGACTGGGCCCAGATGGGGGACCTGGCCAAGAGCAGTGGGCCCATCAAGGTGGACTGCAAAGACCTGAAGGAGTTCAAACAGATGGCTCGCCAAGGTTACTGGGCCAAAAATCACAAACTACGAGCGCAAGTCTATCAGCAACTCATTAAAGCCATTCCCTGTCGCACAGTTACCCCAGATGCAGAAGTGTATCGTGACATCATGGGAGATACAGCCATGAAGAAGCCCTCTTCTCAGATCCCCCTGCCAGAGTTTGTGGATGGCAATCCTGTTCCACGTTACTGCCTGAAGACAGAGGGAGTGGCCTCAGCCCATCGTATTATCAGCTGTGTGGCTGGACAGTTTCCAGACATCTCCCACTGCCCGGCACTTCCAGCCATTACCGCTTTGCTCCTTCACTTCAGCTTAGACGAAGCGCAGTGTTTTGAGCATGTCAGCCGCATATTGGCTTGCAACGAACCAGGCAAACGACTGATGGATCAGACTTTCTTGGCCTTTGAGTCCAGCTGTATGACTTTCGGTGACCTGGCCAACAAATACTGCACAGCTGCTCACAAACTGATCGTTGCAACAGCCCAGGATGTGCTTGAGGTCTACGCCGACTGGCAGCGCTGGGTGCTTGGTGACCTGCCCTTTAGCCATGTGGTCAGAGTCCTAGATGTCTACCTGGTAGAGGGCTACAAGGTTCTTTATCGTGTGGCTATAGCATTGCTCAAGTTCTATCGCAAACATAAAACAGGGAGTCAGGGGGGCCAGGTTAACCAGCAGCAGGATTCTGGCAAAATTAGGGCAGATATACAGGCTTTTGTCAAGGGCATTGCCTCCACTGTCACGCCTGACAAGCTGCTGGAGAAGTCCTTCTCCATCCGGCTGTTTAGCCGCAAAGAGATcactctgctgcagctcacAAATGAGAAGTCCTTGCAGCAGAAAGGAATCACTGTCAAACAGAAGCG ACGAAACGTGCAGCTGGCACTCAACCCTGACACGTTCTCCTCGGAGATCGTGAGTGCCAAGGAGATGCATGACATCTGGTCGTGGATCCCTGAGCGCTTTGGCCTGTGCCAACCGCAACTGCTTTTCACCACCTCTACCCATGGCTGCAGCCTCAACAG ATTCTACTCACATTGTGAGGGCTACGAACCCACTCTGCTCCTCATCCGGACCACAGATGCCGAT GTCTGTGGAGCCTTTCTGTCTTCAGACTGGGAAGAACgaaagagaggaggaaacaaatTGAGCTTCTTTGGTACAGGGGAATGTTTTGTCTTCAGG CTGAAGCCAGAAATGGAGCGTTATGAGTGGGTGGTGATCCGTCACCCTGAATTAGCTTCTTCCATCAAGAGCGAGGGTCAGGAGGACACGGCAGCCTCCGAGAGCCAAAATGCAGACAACAGTTTACAGCAGCCAGAGAAACCTGCTGGACATCTGTCACCGTTTCTCTCTGCTCGACACTTCAACCTTAACTCCAAAAACACTTCCATGTTCATGGCTGGAAACTTTGACTCCATCATAGTGG GGGGCGGTGAAGGCAACGCTCTGTACATCGACTCGGAGCTGAACCACGGGCGTACTGGCAGGTGCACCACCTTTGACAACCCTCCCCTGTGTGCAGAGAGCTTCCAGGTTTCATTGCTAGAGGTGTGGGGATTCCAGGATGCCATGGCCTCATAA
- the atp6v0cb gene encoding ATPase H+ transporting V0 subunit cb: protein MSSETPEYSPFFAVMGASAAMVFSALGAAYGTAKSGTGIAAMSVMRPELIMKSIIPVVMAGIIAIYGLVVAVLIANSTSEKITLFKSFMHLGAGLSVGLSGLAAGFAIGIVGDAGVRGTAQQPRLFVGMILILIFAEVLGLYGLIVALILSTK, encoded by the exons ATGTCGAGCGAAACCCCCGAATACTCACCGTTCTTCGCAGTGATGGGTGCCTCTGCGGCTATGGTGTTCAGCG CCTTGGGAGCAGCCTATGGCACAGCAAAAAGCGGCACAGGCATTGCTGCCATGTCTGTGATGAGGCCAGAGCTCATCATGAAGTCTATTATCCCTGTTGTCATGGCGGGTATCATAGCCATCTACGGCCTGGTAGTAGCAGTGCTGATTGCCAACAGCACCTCTGAGAAGATCACACTTTTCAA GAGTTTCATGCACCTCGGAGCTGGGCTGAGCGTGGGCCTCAGTGGGCTGGCAGCAGGCTTCGCTATTGGCATCGTGGGTGACGCAGGAGTGAGGGGCACAGCTCAACAGCCAAGGCTTTTTGTGGGCATGATCCTCATCTTGATTTTCGCTGAGGTCCTCGGCCTTTATGGGCTCATCGTTGCCCTTATTCTCTCCACAAAATAA